The uncultured Bacteroides sp. genome includes the window GTTATCAAGGAAATTAACCAGCCTTCGTTCCTGCGTGCGTCCGTGTTCTATGGCGCGAGACCCTAAATGGGCATCAGAGATGAAATAAATGTTTTTCATAAGAATCCAAGCTCCAGTTTGGCCTCTTCGCTCATCATGTCTTTATCCCATTGCGGCTCAAATACCAGGTTAATAGTCGCACTGGTTACTCCTTCTACAGACTCCACTCTTTGTTGTACGTCTTCCATAATGAAATCTGCTGCGGGGCAGTTGGGCGCAGTTAGCGTCATGTCCAGGTTTACTTCTCCGTTTTCACCTACGTCGATTCGATAAATCAGTCCGAGGTCATATACATTTACGGGTATCTCAGGGTCGAATACTGTTTTCAGTACTTCTACGATTTTTACTTCTGTTTCAAATTTGGTCATAAGAGTAAATTTGTTGTTTCTGCAAAGATAGGAATAAATTTAATTATATGATTTCTCCTTCGTCGGCAAAGCTATAGAACTTGCCGTCGCAAATAATAACATGATCGGAGAGGCGAATGTTCATTGTCTGCGCTGCCTGGTGTATGTGGTTCGTAAGCCTTTTGTCTTCTCCGCTGGGCTGCGGATTGCCCGAGGGATGATTGTGTATAAGAATTAACCCTGTTGCTCTTTGTATGAGAGCTTCGCGAAGAATGGTGCGCGTATCGGCATACGTGCCGTCTATTCCTCCTGAGCTGATGCGTACTCTGTTGATTACTTTATTGGCCTGGTTGAGTAGCAATATCCAAAATTCTTCTTGTGGGAGGTCGCACATCAACGGGTGAAACAGGTCGTAAACATCCGTCGAGCAGGATATTTGGCTGCGCTCCCGGCTTTCTTGTAATTTTCTTCGTTTTCCCAGTTCCAAAGCAGCCATAATGGTGATACTTTTTGCGGGTCCGAAACCTTTAAAGTTTGAATAGTCGCGCACACTCCATTTAGCCATCTCGTTTAAGTTGTTGCTGCACGAGGCCAGTATCCGTCGCATTAGCTCCACGGCACTTTCTTCCGTATTGCCCGAACCGATAAGGATAGCCAACAGCTCGGCGTCGCTCAGTGCATCGGCACCTTTACTCATCATTTTTTCGCGTGGCCGATCTTCTTCTGCCCATTGGTTGATATTCAGCTTAGGTTTATCTTTCATGTTTTTCATTAATTATTCAGGTATCAGCTTAAAATAATTTGAAATAAAGCGGGTTACTCAGTTTCAGCAGAAATGAGTTTTCACTATACCGAATTTCTTTAATAATCGTTATTGTGATGTTTTGGCAGATAGGAACTTGTTCCTCGTCTGTTTATTTGTAGAAGTTCTTGCCGAAAGCCGAGAACTCATTTTTTCCTAGAACGCATCGTTGCCACCAAGCTCTCCAGAAGCCGCTTCCGTAACCGATAAGCTGGATAAATGAGGCAACGCTGGAATAGAACCCAATTTTTAAACTCTTGTTTTGCAACGAAGAATCTATTCCTACCAACGTTGCATAGAGCAATAGAGGCAGAAGACTTAGCAGGATAAAAGGTGAGACTAGGAGCAATACAAATACCCCAAATGTGAAAATAGCCGGAAGCAGGTGTACCGGCTTCAATGATTCGGGGTATTTCTTATAAAGATTGATTCGTGCTATTCCGGAGTTGTGTACTTGCTTAAAGAACTTTTTGAAATCCGTACGTCTTTTGTGGTATACCCATGCATCAGGAA containing:
- a CDS encoding iron-sulfur cluster assembly protein; the encoded protein is MTKFETEVKIVEVLKTVFDPEIPVNVYDLGLIYRIDVGENGEVNLDMTLTAPNCPAADFIMEDVQQRVESVEGVTSATINLVFEPQWDKDMMSEEAKLELGFL
- the radC gene encoding DNA repair protein RadC, encoding MKDKPKLNINQWAEEDRPREKMMSKGADALSDAELLAILIGSGNTEESAVELMRRILASCSNNLNEMAKWSVRDYSNFKGFGPAKSITIMAALELGKRRKLQESRERSQISCSTDVYDLFHPLMCDLPQEEFWILLLNQANKVINRVRISSGGIDGTYADTRTILREALIQRATGLILIHNHPSGNPQPSGEDKRLTNHIHQAAQTMNIRLSDHVIICDGKFYSFADEGEII